The Candidatus Thermoplasmatota archaeon genomic sequence GTCAAACGATGATACGAAAGAGACAAATCATTACTATAGTTAAAAAAATTTAACCGATATGCGAAAGAGACCCCGGCGGACACCCAAGATCCCCAGGGTTCCTCCCATCAGGCGACCACAACAAGCACCAAATGCTTTGCGTCACCCCGCATATCATGATACTTTTTGTCATTCATAGTATTTATATTTATCGGGAGAAAATACCAAAACGAAAAATTATCCTTAAGAACTTCCCTTCACCAAATTACCATATTTTTTCGTCACAATGTTTATAAGGACTTATTTGGTATTAATTTTTGGATTTCTACGCCAAATATTGGACACAATATGTAGGAGAGAATAGAACATGCAAAAACCTGAAAAAGAACTTATGGTTGATAGTAACACTGTTTATATTGGTACGAAACCACCGATGAATTACGTGACCGCAATTATGGCTCTTTTTAACTCAGGAAATTTTGATGAAATAACGATAAAAGCCCGAGGAAATGCGATCAGTCGAGCAGTTGATGTAGCTGAAATAACCCGGAATCGATTTGTTACTGATGCCCAAATAAAAAGTATACAAATCGGGACAGAATCGATTGTAGGTGAGGAAGGGCGAAAATCTAATGTCTCATCAATTGAAATCTGTCTTTTGCTCAAAAAACAAAAAAATAAAAGTCATTAATACTACTTTTTAATAAAATGTTATATAGATTATTTGAATCACACTTTTGAAAGAGCCTATGGAAAATATTTTTGCACTACTCGATCATCGTATACAAAATCTTCTTTCAAAAGCAGGAATACAAACTCCTACAGAACCTCAAAGAAAGGCAATACCAGCTATTCTTGCAGGAGATCATGTACTGTTGATTGCGCCAACAGGTCTCGGAAAAACAGAGGCGGCTTTATTGCCAATTTTTCATCGTTTTTTACACATCAAAAAATACAACTATCGACCAGGGATTTCAATTCTGTATATTACGCCATTACGTGCGTTAAATCGCGATATGCTTCGACGAACAATAGAGTGGGGAAAAAAACTTGGTATCTCCGTTGCGGTTCGCCATGGGGATACACCGCAAAAGGAACGGCTCCAACAATCAAAAAAACCTCCAGATATGCTTATTACAACTCCTGAGACTGTTCAAATACTTTTTACCGGCAAGAATCTCCGTCAGTATCTAAAGGAGGTCAAATTTGTCATTGTTGATGAGATCCATGAACTTGCCAATGATGAACGAGGGGCACAGCTAACGGTTGCACTTGAACGTCTTCATGAACTGTGTGCATCTGCCAATAAAAGTTTTCAAAGAATTGGATTATCAGCAACAGTTGGATCTCCCGATGAAGTTGCTCGTTTCCTTGCAGGATTTGAAAATAATTCTTTTCGACATGTTACGATTCTTCAGATTGACATCGAGAAGCAATTTGAAATATGTGTTGAATATCCAAAAGGAAAAAACAATGAACATGAGCTTCTCCTTGCTGAAAAATTATCTCTTGATCCTGAATTCTTTACAGTTTTGAAACGATGCAAAGAACTGATCGATGCGCATACCTCAACACTTGTTTTTATCAACACACGTGATGGCGCTGAAATTCTTACTGCTCGTTTTCGCCTCTGGCAAAAAAACTATCCTGTCGGTGTTCATCATGGTTCACTTTCAAAAGCTGCTCGTATTGAATCAGAAAATGATTTTAAAAAAGGTGTATTAAAAGCACTTGTTTGTACATCATCTCTTGAACTCGGAATTGATGTTGGTGATACTGATTTTGTTATACAATACAATTCTCCTCGGGAGGTCACTCGACTTATCCAGAGAGTTGGTCGATCAGGACATCAAATAGGTCGAATATCAAAAGGAGTGATTTGTACAACAAATCCTGATGATCTTGCTGAGAGTCTTGTTATAGCAAAAAGAGCATTAACCGGCCAACTAGAACCAATAAAAGTCAGACAAAATCCTCTGTCAGTTCTGACGAATCAGATTATTTCAATCACGTTAGAATATGGAAAAATTCCTTCAGAGCGCGTATACACTATTATCACGCGAGCATATCCTTTTTATTCTTTAACAAAAAAAATGTTTGACCTGATTCTGCATCAACTCCAGAGCGAACGGATGATCTGGGTTGATACAGAAGAAAATGTCGCAATTCTGAAAAAAAAGTTGGCTTCTCGCCGATACTTTCTAGAAAATATCTCTATGATCCCTGATGAAAAGAATTATCCTGTTGTTGATATCAGTAGTCGAAGGACCATTGGTACGCTTGATGAAAGTTTTGTTCTTACAAGTGCTTTCGAAGGAGAAAAGATGATACTTCATGGCCTGCCTTGGACTGTTGTGAAAAGAGAGGATGACCAGATTCTTGTTTCACCTGCTCAAGAAATTGGAATTGTCCCATCGTGGGCCGGTGAAGATATACCGGTTCCCTTTGAAATCGCTCGTGAGGTTGGGATGCTTCGAAGAAAAATATGTACTGAGAGTAATCTGTCAGAATATCCAACAGATTCTTTTTCGCTAGACCAACTTCGCAATTATATCAAAAATCAACAACAGCAGGGTTTCCTTGTTCCTGATGATCAGACCATTACGATCGAATATGAAGACCGATCTGTAATAATCAATGCGTGTTTTGGGACGAAGGTCAATGAAACTCTTGGTCGACTCATTTCAGCGCTTCTTGCTCAGGCATTTGGTGAAAGCATCGGAATTACCAGTGATCCATATCGAATCCATCTTGAACTGCCTGGTAAAATACCCCTCGAGCGTATTCGAGATATTCTGTTAACAACAAATCCTGACAATCTGGAATATTTATTAAAAACTATTTTACGAAATTCGACGTATATACGTTGGGAACTTGTCAAGGTTGCAAGAAAATTTGGTGCATTGAGAAAAGATTTCGATTACAAAAATATTGGTATCAAGAAATTGCTAGACATCTTTGAACAATCACTCGTTTTTGAAGAAGCCTTAGATAAACTTCTTTGGGATCGCATGGATATGCCCAACACCCGTCAGATTCTCTCACAAATTCAACAAGGTTTGATCG encodes the following:
- the albA gene encoding DNA-binding protein Alba, whose translation is MVDSNTVYIGTKPPMNYVTAIMALFNSGNFDEITIKARGNAISRAVDVAEITRNRFVTDAQIKSIQIGTESIVGEEGRKSNVSSIEICLLLKKQKNKSH
- a CDS encoding DEAD/DEAH box helicase, whose product is MENIFALLDHRIQNLLSKAGIQTPTEPQRKAIPAILAGDHVLLIAPTGLGKTEAALLPIFHRFLHIKKYNYRPGISILYITPLRALNRDMLRRTIEWGKKLGISVAVRHGDTPQKERLQQSKKPPDMLITTPETVQILFTGKNLRQYLKEVKFVIVDEIHELANDERGAQLTVALERLHELCASANKSFQRIGLSATVGSPDEVARFLAGFENNSFRHVTILQIDIEKQFEICVEYPKGKNNEHELLLAEKLSLDPEFFTVLKRCKELIDAHTSTLVFINTRDGAEILTARFRLWQKNYPVGVHHGSLSKAARIESENDFKKGVLKALVCTSSLELGIDVGDTDFVIQYNSPREVTRLIQRVGRSGHQIGRISKGVICTTNPDDLAESLVIAKRALTGQLEPIKVRQNPLSVLTNQIISITLEYGKIPSERVYTIITRAYPFYSLTKKMFDLILHQLQSERMIWVDTEENVAILKKKLASRRYFLENISMIPDEKNYPVVDISSRRTIGTLDESFVLTSAFEGEKMILHGLPWTVVKREDDQILVSPAQEIGIVPSWAGEDIPVPFEIAREVGMLRRKICTESNLSEYPTDSFSLDQLRNYIKNQQQQGFLVPDDQTITIEYEDRSVIINACFGTKVNETLGRLISALLAQAFGESIGITSDPYRIHLELPGKIPLERIRDILLTTNPDNLEYLLKTILRNSTYIRWELVKVARKFGALRKDFDYKNIGIKKLLDIFEQSLVFEEALDKLLWDRMDMPNTRQILSQIQQGLIAIHIVPRLSPIATSGFETIRGLMVPQRSDRSILMTLKKRLEDVDISLVCMNCFHRWHTTVRRIETQPKCSRCGAIKVAVLPRRHHELTKLISQKNRTKEEARELQRLYKNASLVVTYGRHAVFCLVGRGIGPDTAARILRRYQKRDLDTNEEQQINFLRDILKAELNYAKTRGFWDT